One Glycine max cultivar Williams 82 chromosome 6, Glycine_max_v4.0, whole genome shotgun sequence DNA segment encodes these proteins:
- the LOC100305795 gene encoding Nucleoid-associated protein At2g24020, chloroplastic-like (The RefSeq protein has 1 substitution compared to this genomic sequence), protein MTTAPSLTGPLSNAVGFSDWKKHAPLSASLCKLSSSSNIVDMKISRCGCRKVGHGQRCFRLYALFGGKKDNNGKSDDVPSKAGILGNMQNLYETVKKAQMVVQVEAARVQKELAAAEFDGYCEGELVKVTLSGNQQPVRTEITEAAMELGSEKLSLLITEAYKDAHQKSVQAMKERMNDLAQSLGMPPGLSEGLK, encoded by the exons ATGACAACCGCGCCCTCTCTAACTGGTCCCTTGTCAAACGCGGTCGGATTCAGTGACTGGAAAAAACATGCCCCTTTGTCAGCTTCTCTCT GTAAACTAAGCTCCAGTTCAAATATAGTTGACATGAAGATATCTCGATGTGGTTGTCGGAAAGTTGGACATGGCCAAAGATGTTTCCGATTATATGCCCTATTTGGAGGAAAAAAGGACAATAATGGGAAAAGTGATGATGTTCCTTCTAAG GCCGGAATTCTAGGAAACATGCAAAATCTTTATGAGACTGTGAAGAAGGCACAAATGGTTGTCCAAGTTGAAGCTGTGCGTGTGCAGAAAGAACTCGCAGC AGCAGAGTTTGATGGTTATTGTGAGGGTGAGTTAGTTAAG gtAACGCTGTCTGGGAACCAGCAACCTGTAAGGACGGAAATTACTGAGGCAGCTATGGAATTGGGATCTGAA AAACTTTCTCTTTTAATCACTGAGGCATACAAGGATGCACACCAAAAGAGCGTCCAG GCCATGAAGGAAAGGATGAATGATCTTGCACAGAGCTTAGGAATGCCACCGGGGCTTAGTGAAGGATTGAAGTGA